One Amphiprion ocellaris isolate individual 3 ecotype Okinawa chromosome 5, ASM2253959v1, whole genome shotgun sequence genomic region harbors:
- the abraa gene encoding actin-binding Rho-activating protein: protein MSSCGTSTVSPQEPQAFKRAVRKIKCAAMVASLAKSWQGWANEHSDKQDCIPSGWMPSSVEEEDKRERNHVVKLTVTPRVIATDANEADGNKIRTCSVTKTIQPKRSEVSSSDLVNAIRGKMESGPEESKPFLGNESPTRRRQMRALHNAGGGGVIQDRKHMLQEKKLGSRSSSVDTEDSGLGEDGGLSDNSESKTEQNDVQHKKQTNMPKIKIATMGDIKSRWQQWSEQHMEGQKLNPFSEEFDYDFAMAQRLRKGDSGYGRPKDGSKTAERGDRAQKHIHREMEEMVWIIRDMGFKDKEGRTIISFGRLFDRYVKISDKVVGILLRCRKHKMLDFEGEMLWKGQDDNVIITLRD from the exons ATGAGCAGCTGTGGGACCTCCACTGTTTCACCACAGGAGCCGCAGGCTTTCAAACGGGCGGTACGGAAGATAAAATGTGCTGCCATGGTGGCCAGTTTGGCAAAGAGTTGGCAGGGTTGGGCTAACGAGCACTCCGACAAGCAAGACTGCATCCCCAGCGGTTGGATGCCTTCATCtgtggaggaggaagacaaaAGAGAGCGTAACCATGTGGTCAAACTCACCGTCACCCCACGAGTGATCGCAACGGATGCCAACGAGGCCGATGGGAATAAGATCCGGACCTGCTCCGTGACCAAGACAATCCAGCCCAAACGCAGCGAGGTCAGCAGCAGCGATTTGGTGAACGCCATCCGGGGCAAGATGGAGTCGGGTCCTGAGGAGAGCAAACCGTTCCTGGGCAACGAGTCACCGACAAGACGCCGCCAGATGAGGGCGCTACACAacgcaggaggaggaggagtaatCCAGGACAGGAAGCACATGCTCCAGGAGAAGAAGCTGGGATCAAGAAGCAGCAGCGTGGACACGGAGGACAGCGGGCTGGGAGAGGATGGTGGGCTCAGCGACAACAGCGAATCGAAAACCGAACAGAATGACGTCCAGcacaaaaaacagaccaacatgCCCAAG ATTAAGATCGCCACTATGGGCGACATCAAAAGCCGCTGGCAGCAGTGGTCCGAGCAGCACATGGAGGGCCAGAAGCTCAACCCCTTCAGCGAGGAGTTCGACTACGACTTTGCCATGGCCCAGCGCCTCCGCAAGGGTGACTCCGGCTATGGTCGACCCAAAGACGGATCCAAGACGGCGGAAAGGGGCGACCGGGCTCAGAAGCACATCCAcagggagatggaggagatggTGTGGATTATCAGAGACATGGGCTTCAAGGACAAAGAGGGGAGGACCATCATTAGCTTCGGCCGCCTCTTCGACCGCTACGTGAAGATCTCGGACAAAGTGGTAGGAATTCTGCTGCGCTGTCGCAAACACAAGATGTTGGACTTTGAGGGGGAGATGCTGTGGAAAGGACAGGACGATAATGTTATTATCACACTGAGAGACTGA